Proteins found in one Triticum aestivum cultivar Chinese Spring chromosome 4D, IWGSC CS RefSeq v2.1, whole genome shotgun sequence genomic segment:
- the LOC123100184 gene encoding transcription factor RSL2-like, with product MAGNFFVAPEEQIMADPAGFMVDLNLQFDDQDDGADTSAAACKRKFGDQNGTQSDTVAAPKKKARSTAPPVQRKGKSGAQPKKASKGSCSRGAQEENNGEANNNVQSSSNYLSDEEGSLEMTSCSNMSSASKKTSSSRGDHGLGGGAKARAGRGAATDPQSLYARQKRREKINERLKVLQNLIPNGTKVDISTMLEEAVHYIKFMQLQIKLLSSDDMWMFAPIAYNGFNVGLDLKIAPPQQ from the exons ATGGCCGGTAACTTCTTCGTGGCGCCGGAGGAGCAGATCATGGCGGATCCGGCTGGATTCATGGTCGATCTGAACCTCCAGTTCGACGACCAGGACGACGGCGCCGACACGTCGGCGGCCGCGTGCAAGAGGAAGTTCGGCGACCAGAACGGCACACAGAGCGACACGGTCGCCGCCCCGAAGAAGAAGGCGCGCTCCACGGCACCACCG GTGCAGAGGAAGGGCAAGAGCGGCGCGCAGCCCAAGAAGGCTTCGAAGGGCTCGTGCAGCCGAGGCGCCCAGGAAGAGAACAATGGCGAGGCCAACAACAACGTGCAGAGCTCCAGCAACTACCTCTCCGACGAGGAGGGCTCGCTGGAGATGACCTCCTGCAGCAACATGAGCTCGGCGTCCAAGAAGACGTCGTCGTCGCGAGGTGACcacggcctcggcggcggcgccaAGGCGAGGGCCGGGCGCGGAGCGGCCACCGACCCGCAGAGCCTCTACGCCAGG CAGAAACGTAGAGAAAAGATCAACGAGCGGCTGAAGGTGCTGCAGAACCTCATCCCTAATGGAACCAAG GTGGACATCAGCACGATGCTGGAAGAAGCAGTCCACTACATCAAGTTCATGCAGCTCCAGATCAAG CTTTTGAGCTCGGATGACATGTGGATGTTCGCGCCGATCGCCTACAACGGGTTCAACGTCGGCCTCGACCTCAAGATCGCTCCGCCGCAGCAATGA
- the LOC123100185 gene encoding uncharacterized protein, with translation MEPKHSAEMSRHLDKQSHALMETYRAMSHELHKLQVEEETIMRKLYELMSAEGLLPKHKEKRQLEKAGESSQENEEQEP, from the exons atggaaccAAAGCATTCTGCTGAAATGTCCAG GCATTTGGACAAGCAAAGTCATGCCTTAATGGAAACATACCGAGCAATGTCCCATGAGTTGCATAAACTACAG GTTGAAGAGGAAACAATCATGCGCAAGTTGTATGAGCTGATGTCTGCAGAAGGGCTTCTTCCAAAG CACAAGGAAAAAAGGCAGCTGGAGAAAGCAGGGGAATCAAGCCaggaaaacgaagaacaagaacCATAG
- the LOC123100186 gene encoding putative cyclin-dependent kinase F-2, with product MAARKRPAAALDAGHATTTAPQQSPACCKRSRTKIRSTAEYEEETRLGEGGFGCVLLARHRATRKIVAIKYLYWPDGSQQPPNAAELLREARFLEACDGNPYVVGFEGLVRDPDNGAFGLVMEYVAAPSLHKFLRNRRSGQPLPESTVRAIMWKLLTGARTMHDRHVVHRDIKPGNILVGQDGELVKICDFGLAISMSELPPYNQAGTPFYVAPEVLLGKRDYDALVDTWSIGCVMAEMLTGKTLFLGDDDDDAANNEITQLWSIFRLLGTPDERTWPEFTSLPHTAKALRLLPPGHKQNKLRELFPQEKLSEHGFQVLQGLLTCNPNQRLTAATALKHRWFAAPRPAAAAPKVDALSFPKKKAPRIKFIPQAMPQKNLLKIPLAVWNAAQRV from the coding sequence ATGGCCGCCCGCAAGCGGCctgccgccgccctcgacgccggccaCGCCACCACGACGGCGCCTCAACAATCGCCGGCTTGCTGCAAGAGGAGCCGCACCAAAATCAGGAGCACCGCGGAGtacgaggaggagacccgcctcggcgagggcggcttcggctgcgtcctcctggcgcgccaccgcgccacccgCAAGATCGTCGCCATCAAGTACCTCTACTGGCCGGACGGGTCCCAGCAGCCCCCCAACGCCGCCGAGCTTCTGCGGGAGGCCCGATTCCTCGAGGCCTGCGACGGGAACCCGTACGTCGTCGGCTTCGAGGGCCTGGTGCGCGACCCCGACAACGGCGCCTTCGGCCTCGTCATGGAGTACGTCGCCGCGCCGAGCCTCCACAAGTTCCTGCGCAACAGGCGCAGCGGCCAGCCGCTCCCGGAGTCCACCGTGCGCGCCATCATGTGGAAGCTCCTCACGGGTGCCAGGACGATGCACGACCGCCACGTCGTCCACCGCGACATCAAGCCCGGCAACATCCTCGTCGGCCAAGACGGGGAGCTCGTCAAAATCTGCGACTTTGGGCTGGCGATCTCCATGTCCGAGCTGCCGCCGTACAACCAGGCCGGCACGCCGTTCTACGTGGCGCCCGAGGTGCTCCTGGGGAAGCGGGACTACGACGCGCTCGTGGACACGTGGTCTATCGGCTGCGTCATGGCCGAGATGCTCACCGGTAAGACGCTGTTCCtcggcgatgatgatgacgacgccgCAAATAATGAGATCACCCAGCTCTGGAGCATCTTCCGCTTGCTCGGGACGCCGGACGAGAGGACGTGGCCGGAGTTCACATCGTTGCCGCACACCGCCAAGGCCCTACGTCTCCTACCGCCGGGGCACAAGCAGAACAAGCTGCGGGAACTGTTCCCTCAAGAGAAGCTGTCCGAGCATGGATTCCAGGTGTTGCAAGGCCTTCTCACGTGCAACCCCAACCAGCGACTGACGGCGGCCACCGCGCTCAAGCACCGATGGTTTGCTGCTCCTcgtccagccgccgccgctccAAAGGTCGACGCTTTGTCGTTCCCGAAAAAGAAGGCACCAAGGATCAAGTTCATCCCGCAGGCCATGCCACAGAAGAATCTACTCAAAATTCCACTCGCCGTGTGGAACGCAGCTCAACGAGTCTAG